Part of the Oscillibacter hominis genome is shown below.
CAGGGCATTGAGATACTCGTCCACGAACAGCAGTAGGGCCATGGCCCAGGCCAGGGCCATGGTGCGCTTGGGTCCTGCGGCCACTTTGAGGAGCTTGTCCCGAAAGCCCAGCAGGGCCCCGGACTTTTGCAGCAAGGTGATCATCCCTCCAAAGCCCATCATAATCAGCAGGACAAAATGATAGGAGGGGTCTGCCAGGGCATCATACAGATCTCCGATGGTCCCGCTGAGAAAATCCGTCCTGTGGAGCAGCACCATGGCCAGCAGAGCAGCCAGCACCATGGCCTCCGCCATCTTTTTGGTGCGCACCGCATAGACGATCAAAAAGGCCACCGGCAAAAAGGCCAGGATATTGTCCAACATCTCTCTATCCCCCCTGAGAAAACAATATATCCATTATACTTGTGGTGATGGCAAAAGTAAACATGTTTTCCCGGGCGGGGCCGCACCGCCTCAACTTGTGCCGGGGACAAAAAGGAGCGTTGCAGAACCTTTACATTCTGCAACGCTCCCAAATTTTTGGAGCGGGCGACGAGGCTCGAACTCGCTACCTCCACCTTGGCAAGGTGGCGCTCTACCAGATGAGCTACGCCCGCACAGCAAAAATGATTTTAGCAGACGTTTCTCAATTTGTCAAGATGGATTTTCAATTTCATCGGTCACTTCTTCGGTATTTACAGACGGAATCCCCTCTTCCGGCGCAAAAGAGCCGTCCAGCACGAACTCGATCAGCCCCACGTCCGTCTCGCTGGGATAGTAATAGGCGCCCCAGGGCGGGGCCTCCTCGCTCAGCCCCTGCTGGGATCGCAGTTCGGAGAGCATCCGCTCCACTGTGGCCTGCTCGCCGTTGAAATAGCCGATCCGCACCGCCAGCTCCGTCTTGCCCTCCTGGAGAGCGGCGTTTAAGAGTTCCGGCAGTGCCTCCGTGCTGGTGGCGTTGACCACCGACTGAATCTGCTCGGCCGTGCGGCGGTAGCGCACCGACACGGTGATCTCATAGTAACCCCGCTGGGCCTGGCTGGCGGAAGTGATGTACTCCACCGCATAGGCACCCATGGGCGTCTCCTGCTGGACCTCGCTGGAGGCCTGCTCCAGGGCCTCGGACACGGTCATGTCATCCTCATAGTCATAGAGGCGGATGACGGCGTTCTCCGTGTGCTGGCCCACCAACAGCAGCAAATCGTTCACCAGGTCCTGATAGTTCTCCGCCCGCAGCGTGTCGGCCTCGCTCTCCCAGTACCGGCTGTTATGGGGCTCCACAGAGCTAAAGTCCCGCTCCAGAAGGGAGCAGCCGCCCAGCAGCAGGCAAAGTGCTGTCAGCACCAGCATCCCCCGTGTCTTCACGGCTGTCCCTCCCTTGCTTTCTTCAGCAGCAGATCAATAGCCTAACTCCTCATCCACCAGCACGACCTCGGTCTCCATGCCGGTCATGGGTTCCCACAGCACCACCAGCGTCCGGCAGATCCGGCCGGGGCTGGCACAGTCGTAGCACCGGTCGCCCTTTGCGGCGCAAGGCGTCTTGGCCCCCAGGCGCTGGGCGTTCTTCGGCGCGGCGATGTTCCGCGCCCGCCACAGCGCCTCCTCATATGTAGGGGCGATCTTGTTCCGCCCCACCACCAGATAGACCTTCTCGTGGCCAAACAACGACCCGGCCACCCGGTTTCCGCTGCCGTCGATGTTGATGAGCTCCCCGGTCTCCGCCAAGCCGTTGACGGAGGTCAAATACACCTGGGTGGTCATGGCCTCCCTGCGCAGCTCCGGCCCGCCCTGCCAGTGCCAAACCACCTGGTTATGGCTGCCCAAGGTCTCGTAAAGGCCCATCTCCTGCAGCGTGACAGACCCGCCGAAACCCACCGTCTTGTTGTCGATGGATCGGTTCAGGTACTCCGCCGCCTCAGCCGCCGTACCAAACCGGCTCACCGCAAAGCCTCTGCTTTTCAGCGCCTCACTCACTTTATCAAACATCCTGTGCATCCCCTTTCCTTTTTACAGCAGCTCCAGCTGCTGTTCCTCCTGGTCTTCCTCCCGGAGCAGCGCCCCGGCCGCCGGAATCTGGCGCACCCGGTAGCGGCTGTGGTTGACGATATGGGTCTCCTCCGGCGCAGCCACCCGCTCCAGGCGGTACTTGGGCTTGAGCTTCATCACCGCCACGCCCTGGGTGGAGCGGGTGGTCTTGGGCACAAGCAGGGCGGTGGACACCATCAGTGCCCGGGGCTCCGAGGAGTAGAGCACCACCTCACAGTCCTCCTTCAGCTCCCGGACGGCCACCAGCGGGCTCTTGTCGGAATACGCGCCGGTGAGCTTCCGCCGGTTGGAGGCGGTGCGATAGGCGCTCAGTTCCACCCGGGCGGCCTTGCCGTTTTCAAAGAAGAACAGCACCTGGCCGGAGTAGTCGCCGGGGAGGCAGGCGTACACCACGTTCTCCCCCTCGTCCATGCCCAGTTTGCTGGGCAGGTAGTCGCCTAAGACGCTGGCCTTCGCATCGTCAAACTCGCTCAGGCGGGTCTTGTACACCTGGCAGCGGTCGGTGAAAAACATGATCTCCGCGCAGTTGGTGGACTCCATCTGGCGGCTGAGCCCGTCGCTGTCCTTGAACTTCTGTTCGCTGCTCATGCGCAGCGAGGCGGGGGTGATCTTTTTAAAGTATCCCTCCCGGGAGAGGAAGAGGTTGACGGGATAGTCCTCCACCTCGTCCTCCTCCGTGTACTCCTCCACCTCGTCGCCGTAGACCAGGGTGGTCCGGCGGTCCTCGCCGTACTTTTTCTCCACCTCGGCAAGCTCGTCGATGATGACCTTTTTCACCCGCTGAGGGCTCCCCAGCAGGTTTTCCAGGTCCTCGATCTCCTCCTGGAGGGCTTCGGTCTCCTTCACCCGCTTGAGGATATACTCCTTGTTGATGTTGCGCAGCTTGATCTCCGCCACATACTCCGCCTGGACCTGGTCAATGCCGAATCCGATCATCAGGTTGGGGATGACCTCGGACTCCTCCTCCGTCTCCCGGATGATTTTGATGGCCTTGTCAATGTCCAGCAGGATGCGCTTGAGGCCCTTGAGCAGGTGCAGCTTGTCCTTTTTCTTGTTCAGGACAAAGTAGACCCGGCGCCGGACGGACTCGGTGCGCCAGGCCGTCCATTCCTCCAAAATTTCCCGGACCCCGAGGACCTTGGGCTGTCCGGCGATGAGCACGTTGAAGTTGCAGCTGCAGCTGTCGGAGAGCGTGGTCAGCTTGAAAAGCTTGGCCATCAGCTTGTCCGGGTCCACGCCCCGCTTCAGATCGATGGCCAGCTTCAGCCCGGAGAGGTCCGTCTCATCCCGCATGTCGGCAATTTCCTTGGCCTTGCCCGCCTTGATGAGCTCTGCCACCTTGTCTAAGATCGCCTCCGTGGTGGTGGTGTAGGGAATCTCATAAATCTCAATGAGGTTCTCCTCTTTGACATAGCGGTACTTGGCCCGGACCCGGACGCTTCCCCGGCCCGTGCGGTATATCTCCTCCAGGGCCGCTGCGTTGTAAATCAGTTCGCCTCCGGTGGGAAAGTCCGGCGCCAGCAGGGTATCAGAGAGTGTGCACTCGGGATTTTTCAGGTAGGCGACGGCAGTCTGACAGACCTCCCGCAGGTTGAAGCCGCAGAACTGGGAGGCCATGCCCACGGCGATGCCGGAGTTGGCGGACACCAAGATGTTGGGGAAGGTGGTGGGCAGCAGGGCTGGCTCCTTCATGGTGTTGTCGTAGTTGTCCACAAAATCCACGGTATCGGAGTCAATGTCCCGGAAGAGCTCCGCGCAGATGGCGGAGAGCTTTGCCTCCGTATACCGACTGGCGGCGTAGGACATATCCCGGGAGTAGACCTTTCCGAAGTTGCCCTTGGAGTCCACAAAAGGTGCCAGCAGCGCGCCGTAGCCCTTGGAAAGGCGCACCATGGTCTCATAGATGGCCGCGTCGCCGTGGGGATTTAGCCGCATGGTCTGGCCCACGATGTTGGCGGACTTGGTGCGGCCGCCGGTGAGCAGGCCCATCTTGTACATGGTGTAGAGCAGCTTTCGGTGGGAGGGCTTGAAGCCGTCGATCTCCGGGATGGCCCGGGAGACGATGACGCTCATGGCATAGGGCATGTAGTTGACCTCCAGGGTGTCGGTGATGGGCTGTTCCACCACCGCCGCCTGGAGCCCCAGCACATTGGAGGGGACTACGGAGGTCTTTTTCGGGGTTTTGTCATTTTTCTTCATAGAGTACCTCTGGATTGAGCCGAACTGCGGTCGCACATCCGGATTTTTAAATTACATATTGGGGTATTATATCATTTTTTCCCGGGAATGGCAACAAACGCTGTCGAAAGGCTTCTCAATCCCTTTTCCGTATGAGTTTCCGGCATCAAGGCCCCGTCCGCAGAAGCGGACGGGGCCTTGTGGAATCGTTCCGTGAGCAGCGCTTTACAGGGTGGTCTCCTCTGCGGGCTGGGGCTCCTCGTCGTAGCCATAGGGGTTGATGACGTTGGCGTCGGCGGGCAGCTTGCCCGGGGCCTGCTGAGTCTCGCTGGTGGACGCGGTGTAGCGGATCTCCAGGTCCATGGTGTTTTTGATCTTCATCACCAGGTTCATGTTGACGCCGGTGGAGGACACCTTGCCGTCGGCGGTAATCAGCATCACCGGGAGGAAATAGCCCATATCCTGGCTCTGCATCTCCACCTTGAAGGTAGCCGCCCCGTCCCGTGCAATGCGCAGGTCCGCGTTGAGCTTGTCAAACTCATTGTAGTAGTCCGCGTCCTCGCCATAGGTCTCCTTTAGGTAGGCCTGATAGTCTTCCATACCGTAGTGGAGCACATCGTAGCCGCCCTCGCCCTGGAAGCAGCCGTCGCCCAGCAGCACGGCGGCCTCATCGGCATACTCCTGGATCTCCTGATAGAGGTACACCGCATTGTAGTAAACACCGCCCTCGTCAGCACCGCTGAGCCCTGTGGCGGAGGTGTAGATCAGGCCGCCCACACTGGAGGCGCCCTCATTCAAATCCAGCCCCAGGGCGGGGATGGCGACCCAGTCGTCCTCCGCGTACTCCGTCTCCGGCAGGTAGGCAAGCAGGGGCAGGTTCAGGTACATCATGCCCTCCTTGCCGTCGTAGATCAGTTTGAACTTCACATTGGCAAGCGCAGACTTCAGGCTGCTGAGCTGGGCGGAGGTCATGCCCGCGAAGAGCTGGTCGAACTCCTCCAGTTTGCCCAGGGCGGCCAAATCCAGCCGGCCGGTGACGCTGAAGGCATCGGCGCTCTGAACCACCTCCAGGGAGGCGTCCATGTTGTAGGTCTTATTGCCGTTGATGGAGTCCAGCAGCGTCAGGTCCGCGCCAAGGGAGGCAACGGTCTTGTAGTTCTTTGAGGGGTTGCGTGCCAGGGACTCCAGCAGCCGGTTGAGCACGGTGAACTTGCTGTCCACCTCCGCCACCAGGGCCTGGCGGTTCAGCAGAACGGCCGTTTCAAAAAGGGAGTCGTAAAATACGTCGCAGCCCAGGGTCTGGGCGAAAAAGCGGACGGGGATGTAGGTGCGGCCGTTTTTATAGTAGCACTTGGCGTCCATCTGCACCTTCAGCTCCTGGCCGCCCGTGCGGACGGTGACCACATCGCTGCCGGCCTTGAAATAGAGCGCCGCGTCTCCCTCCACCGTCTTTCCCCCGGCGGTGACCACGGTATCCTTGAACCGGCAGACCGCCATGCCGTCCTCATAGGAGACGGTTCCGCCCAGGGCCTCCAGCACCTGGCGGCAGGGCACCATGGTCCGGCCGTCCTTCAGCTCCGGCTGGGCGTCGAACTTCAAATAGCTGCCATCCAGCATCACGCCCAACTGGCCGGGCACACCGCCCAAGGCCTTCTTGCTTTCGGCAGCCTCTTTTGCCGTCTCATCGGCCCACCACAATTCCCAGAGGTAGTCGTCCAGCAGATACTCGTTGAACTCCTCCTCGCTTTCGAAGCCCATTTCCAGCATGTAGTCCTCTTTGCTCTGGTAATAGTCTCCGGCCCAGTATTCCTCGGCCCAGTACTTGTCCGGGTCAAAGGCCTGGATTTCGGCGGCATGGGCCTTTTTCCAGTTTTCATAGTCCACCTCATAGGAGATGTCCTCATAATAGGCCTCCAGGTCGCCGTCGTAGTAATACTCCACACACTCCTCCAGGGAGTCGAAGCCCCATTCCTGCCACTGGGGCGGGTCCGTGTCCTCATAGCCGTAAGCGGGCAGCGTCAGTGAAAGCGTCAAAAGCAGGCAGAGCAATGCGGAAATGATCCTTTTCATATGCAGTTCCTCTCTTTCAGGCCGGTTCGGCCAATATTCCCTGTGGATGAACCAGCGCCGGTTCTCCCTCCGGCCGCCGGGACAGGACTTTAAGGGACGCACCCCTACGAGATATCCGCCATTTCCAGGTACTTGTACCCGTTTTCGGCAATGTGGTCCTTTCTGCCAGGCAGGTTTTCCCCCAACAGCAGGTCAAACACCCGGGCCGTCTCCTCCACATCCTCCGGCATCACCCGGATCAGCCGCCTGGTCTCCGGGTTCATGGTGGTCAGCCACATCATGTCCGGGTCGTTCTCACCCAGCCCCTTGGACCGGTCCACCTTCACCTTTTTGCCCTCCAGCTCCTTGAGGATGCCCACCTTTTCCTGATCGGAGTAGGCAAACCAGGTCTTGTCTCCGCAGGTGATCTCAAAAAGCGGTGTCTCCGCGATGTAGACATAGCCCTCCCGGATCAGCGTGGGGGTCAGGCGGTAGAGCATGGTCAGGATCAGCGTCCGGATCTGGAAGCCGTCCACATCGCCATCCGTGCAGATGATGACCTTGTTCCACCGGAGGTTTCCCAGGTCAAAGGAGGCCATGTCCTTGACGTGCTTGTTCTGTACCTCCACCCCGCAGCCAAGGACCTTCACCAGGTCGGTGATGATTTCACTCTTGAAGATTTTGCCGTAGTCCGCCTTCAGGCAGTTGAGGATTTTGCCCCGGACCGGCATGATCCCTTGGTAATCCGCGTCCCGGCTGAGCTTGACGCTGCCTAAGGCGGAGTCGCCCTCCACGATGTAGATTTCCCGCTTGTCCACATCCCGGGACCGGCAGTCCACAAATTTCTGCACCCGGTTGGCAATGTCGATGCTGCCGGAGAGTTTCTTTTTGATGTTCAGCCGGGCCTTCTCCGCGCTCTCCCGGCTGCGCTTGTTGACGAGCACCTGC
Proteins encoded:
- a CDS encoding lactate utilization protein is translated as MFDKVSEALKSRGFAVSRFGTAAEAAEYLNRSIDNKTVGFGGSVTLQEMGLYETLGSHNQVVWHWQGGPELRREAMTTQVYLTSVNGLAETGELINIDGSGNRVAGSLFGHEKVYLVVGRNKIAPTYEEALWRARNIAAPKNAQRLGAKTPCAAKGDRCYDCASPGRICRTLVVLWEPMTGMETEVVLVDEELGY
- a CDS encoding DNA gyrase/topoisomerase IV subunit A, with protein sequence MKKNDKTPKKTSVVPSNVLGLQAAVVEQPITDTLEVNYMPYAMSVIVSRAIPEIDGFKPSHRKLLYTMYKMGLLTGGRTKSANIVGQTMRLNPHGDAAIYETMVRLSKGYGALLAPFVDSKGNFGKVYSRDMSYAASRYTEAKLSAICAELFRDIDSDTVDFVDNYDNTMKEPALLPTTFPNILVSANSGIAVGMASQFCGFNLREVCQTAVAYLKNPECTLSDTLLAPDFPTGGELIYNAAALEEIYRTGRGSVRVRAKYRYVKEENLIEIYEIPYTTTTEAILDKVAELIKAGKAKEIADMRDETDLSGLKLAIDLKRGVDPDKLMAKLFKLTTLSDSCSCNFNVLIAGQPKVLGVREILEEWTAWRTESVRRRVYFVLNKKKDKLHLLKGLKRILLDIDKAIKIIRETEEESEVIPNLMIGFGIDQVQAEYVAEIKLRNINKEYILKRVKETEALQEEIEDLENLLGSPQRVKKVIIDELAEVEKKYGEDRRTTLVYGDEVEEYTEEDEVEDYPVNLFLSREGYFKKITPASLRMSSEQKFKDSDGLSRQMESTNCAEIMFFTDRCQVYKTRLSEFDDAKASVLGDYLPSKLGMDEGENVVYACLPGDYSGQVLFFFENGKAARVELSAYRTASNRRKLTGAYSDKSPLVAVRELKEDCEVVLYSSEPRALMVSTALLVPKTTRSTQGVAVMKLKPKYRLERVAAPEETHIVNHSRYRVRQIPAAGALLREEDQEEQQLELL
- a CDS encoding copper amine oxidase N-terminal domain-containing protein, encoding MKRIISALLCLLLTLSLTLPAYGYEDTDPPQWQEWGFDSLEECVEYYYDGDLEAYYEDISYEVDYENWKKAHAAEIQAFDPDKYWAEEYWAGDYYQSKEDYMLEMGFESEEEFNEYLLDDYLWELWWADETAKEAAESKKALGGVPGQLGVMLDGSYLKFDAQPELKDGRTMVPCRQVLEALGGTVSYEDGMAVCRFKDTVVTAGGKTVEGDAALYFKAGSDVVTVRTGGQELKVQMDAKCYYKNGRTYIPVRFFAQTLGCDVFYDSLFETAVLLNRQALVAEVDSKFTVLNRLLESLARNPSKNYKTVASLGADLTLLDSINGNKTYNMDASLEVVQSADAFSVTGRLDLAALGKLEEFDQLFAGMTSAQLSSLKSALANVKFKLIYDGKEGMMYLNLPLLAYLPETEYAEDDWVAIPALGLDLNEGASSVGGLIYTSATGLSGADEGGVYYNAVYLYQEIQEYADEAAVLLGDGCFQGEGGYDVLHYGMEDYQAYLKETYGEDADYYNEFDKLNADLRIARDGAATFKVEMQSQDMGYFLPVMLITADGKVSSTGVNMNLVMKIKNTMDLEIRYTASTSETQQAPGKLPADANVINPYGYDEEPQPAEETTL